In Rhodoferax koreense, a genomic segment contains:
- a CDS encoding BolA family protein, with the protein MTHTTPTAAELDARLRARLSPTALEVLDESAAHAGHAGANGTGYGTHFRVRIASPLFDGRPRVARHRLVYDALQDFMDQGLHAVAIEVL; encoded by the coding sequence ATGACCCACACCACACCCACCGCCGCCGAGCTCGACGCGCGGCTGCGCGCCAGGCTGTCGCCGACGGCCCTCGAAGTGCTCGACGAAAGCGCCGCCCATGCGGGCCACGCCGGAGCCAACGGCACCGGCTACGGCACGCATTTCAGGGTCCGCATCGCCTCCCCGCTGTTCGATGGACGGCCTCGCGTGGCGCGCCATCGGCTTGTGTATGATGCGCTGCAAGATTTTATGGACCAGGGCCTGCACGCCGTTGCCATTGAAGTGCTTTGA
- a CDS encoding peptidylprolyl isomerase, with amino-acid sequence MKKNLISALVAATLLGSLALPAMAQNLAIVNGKAVPKARADALSQQVAKSGRPVTPEIEGQIKEEVIAREIFMQEAQKRGLDVTDDFKQQMELARQTILIRELFADYQKSNPVTDADLQAEYDKYVAANSGKEFKVHHILVEKEDQAKAIIAQLKKGGKGNSFEEIAKKQSKDPGSGANGGDLDWAAPGSYVKEFTDALLTLKKGQTTDTPVKTQFGYHIIRLDDERTAQLPKFEEVKPQIAQQMQQQKLAAFQQELRAKAKIE; translated from the coding sequence ATGAAAAAGAATCTGATCTCCGCCTTGGTGGCGGCCACCCTGCTCGGCTCGCTGGCCCTGCCCGCGATGGCGCAGAACCTGGCCATCGTCAACGGCAAGGCCGTGCCCAAGGCGCGCGCCGATGCGCTGTCCCAGCAGGTTGCCAAGTCCGGCCGGCCGGTCACGCCTGAAATCGAAGGCCAGATCAAGGAAGAAGTGATCGCCCGCGAAATCTTCATGCAGGAAGCGCAAAAGCGCGGCCTCGACGTGACCGACGACTTCAAACAGCAGATGGAACTGGCCCGCCAGACCATCCTGATTCGCGAATTGTTCGCCGACTACCAGAAGTCCAACCCGGTGACCGACGCCGACCTCCAGGCCGAATACGACAAGTACGTGGCCGCCAATTCCGGCAAGGAATTCAAGGTCCACCACATCCTGGTCGAGAAGGAAGACCAGGCCAAGGCCATCATCGCCCAGTTGAAGAAGGGTGGCAAAGGCAACAGCTTCGAAGAGATCGCCAAGAAGCAGTCCAAGGACCCAGGCTCCGGCGCCAATGGCGGCGACCTCGACTGGGCCGCGCCCGGCAGCTATGTGAAGGAATTCACCGACGCCCTGCTCACGCTGAAGAAGGGCCAGACCACCGACACGCCGGTGAAGACCCAGTTCGGCTACCACATCATCCGCCTGGACGACGAACGCACCGCGCAACTGCCGAAGTTCGAGGAAGTCAAGCCGCAGATCGCCCAGCAGATGCAGCAGCAGAAGCTCGCCGCGTTCCAGCAGGAACTGCGCGCCAAAGCGAAGATCGAGTAA
- a CDS encoding DUF1624 domain-containing protein: MVWMTVFHFCFDLQTSGYIRQDFYADPFWTWQRTIIVSLFLFCAGLGQGMAVAQGQGWGRFWRRWRLVAVCALLVTAGSYWMFPRSFIYFGVLHGLAVMLIVARLTAGWGRWLWLAGLLAIASKFIAESALSTSVIAVFFDAKPLNWLGWITRKPVTEDYVPVFPWLGVVWWGVAAAQWLQRTGPAWLSKPLPRPAAALAPLGRWSLSYYMLHQPVLIGLLAAFAWLRA; this comes from the coding sequence ATGGTCTGGATGACGGTTTTCCATTTCTGCTTCGACCTGCAGACATCGGGCTACATCCGCCAGGATTTTTATGCCGATCCGTTCTGGACCTGGCAGCGCACCATCATCGTGAGCCTGTTCCTCTTCTGCGCCGGCCTGGGTCAGGGCATGGCGGTGGCGCAAGGGCAGGGCTGGGGCCGATTCTGGCGGCGCTGGCGGCTGGTGGCGGTCTGCGCGTTGCTGGTGACGGCCGGCTCGTACTGGATGTTCCCCAGGAGCTTCATCTACTTCGGCGTGCTGCACGGCCTGGCGGTGATGCTGATCGTGGCCCGGCTCACGGCCGGCTGGGGGCGCTGGCTGTGGCTCGCGGGCCTGCTGGCGATTGCTTCCAAATTCATAGCTGAATCCGCACTATCTACCAGCGTCATCGCCGTATTCTTCGATGCAAAACCGTTGAACTGGCTGGGCTGGATCACCCGCAAGCCCGTCACCGAGGACTATGTGCCCGTGTTCCCCTGGCTCGGCGTGGTGTGGTGGGGCGTGGCGGCGGCGCAGTGGCTGCAGCGCACCGGGCCCGCTTGGCTGTCCAAGCCCTTGCCACGGCCAGCGGCCGCGCTGGCCCCACTCGGCCGCTGGAGCCTGTCGTATTACATGCTGCACCAGCCGGTGCTGATCGGCCTGCTCGCCGCCTTCGCCTGGCTGAGGGCGTAA